Proteins from one Falco cherrug isolate bFalChe1 chromosome 7, bFalChe1.pri, whole genome shotgun sequence genomic window:
- the ISL2 gene encoding insulin gene enhancer protein ISL-2 yields MVDILLPRPLPGAMGEPSKRRPGLALCAGCGGRIQDPFLLRVSPDLEWHVACLKCAECGQPLDETCTCFLRDGKAYCKRDYSRLFGIKCAQCRAAFSSSDLVMRARDHVYHLDCFRCAACGRQLLPGDQFCLRERDLLCRADHGPAPDGAAARGPRSPALQPPAAAHLAEPVPGRPPAPRPPAHKVAEKTTRVRTVLNEKQLHTLRTCYAANPRPDALMKEQLVEMTGLSPRVIRVWFQNKRCKDKKKSILMKQLQQQQHSDKTSLQGLTGTPLVAGSPIRHESAVQGSAVEVQTYQPPWKALSEFALQSDLEQPAAFQQLVSFSESGSLGTSSGSDVTSLSSQLPDTPNSMVPSPAET; encoded by the exons ATGGTGGACATCCTCCTCCCGCGGCCGCTCCCGGGCGCCATGGGGGAGCCCTCCAAGA GGCGGCCGGGGCTGGCCCTGTGCGCGGGCTGCGGGGGCCGCATCCAGGACCCTTTCCTGCTGCGGGTGTCGCCGGACCTGGAGTGGCACGTCGCCTGCCTCAAGTGTGCCGAGTGCGGGCAGCCTCTGGACGAGACCTGCACATGCTTCCTGCGCGACGGCAAAGCCTACTGCAAGCGGGATTACAGCAG GCTCTTCGGCATCAAGTGCGCGCAGTGCCGGGCGGCCTTCAGCAGCAGCGACCTGGTGATGCGCGCCCGCGACCACGTTTACCACCTGGACTGCTTCCGCTGCGCCGCCTGCGGCCGCCAGCTCCTGCCCGGCGACCAGTTCTGCCTGCGGGAGCGCGACCTGCTCTGCCGCGCCGACCACGGGCCGGCCCCCGacggcgccgccgcccgcgggccgcgcagccccgcgctgcagccgcccgccgccgcgcaccTCGCAG AGCCGGTGCCcgggcggccgcccgccccgcggccgccggcgcACAAGGTGGCAGAGAAGACCACCCGCGTGCGGACGGTGCTGAACGAGAAGCAGCTGCACACGCTGCGGACCTGCTATGCCGCCAACCCGCGCCCCGACGCCCTGAtgaaggagcagctggtggAGATGACGGGGCTCAGCCCCCGCGTCATCCGCGTCTGGTTCCAGAACAAGCGCTGCAAGGACAAGAAGAAGTCCATCCTCAtgaagcagctccagcagcagcagcacagcgaCAAGACG AGCCTGCAGGGCCTCACCGGGACGCCGCTGGTGGCCGGAAGCCCCATCCGCCACGAGAGCGCCGTGCAGGGCAGCGCCGTGGAGGTCCAGACCTACCAGCCGCCCTGGAAGGCGCTCAGCGAGTTCGCCCTGCAGAGCGACCTGGAGCAGCCCGCCGCCTTCCAGCAGTTG GTCTCCTTCTCCGAGTCCGGCTCCTTGGGCACCTCCTCCGGCAGCGACGTGACCTCGCTGTCCTCCCAACTCCCCGACACCCCCAACAGCATGGTGCCCAGCCCGGCCGAGACGTGa